A genomic segment from Aegilops tauschii subsp. strangulata cultivar AL8/78 chromosome 1, Aet v6.0, whole genome shotgun sequence encodes:
- the LOC109766707 gene encoding transcription factor MYBS2, producing MEEEGARKAVLFRLFGVEVRGAEEDDDAEPMELKKSTSMPNLACASIVPILLPGEASNDKGYASDDGELASTPQLKRRRRKAQERKKGIPWTEEEHRKFLEGLKQLGKGDWRGISKNFVTTRTATQVASHAQKYFLRQTNPGKKKRRASLFDVGIPAGHSYDDQLPSPQSVGTKLAPAEKILHTDRGDVPLPSYPGGIRGNSNNIQMQVEELTDHVKKRSKFPTGTSLAAMAASGLELAMSSSASSILELSIAPPRCYGAVDAIKVL from the exons ATGGAGGAGGAGGGCGCGAGGAAGGCGGTGCTCTTCAGGCTGTTCGGCGTCGAGGTCCGCGGCGCGGAGGAGGATGATGACGCGGAGCCCATGGAGCTCAAGAAGAGCACCAGCATGCCCAACCTCGCCTGCGCCTCCATCGTCCCGATTCTCCTGCCCGGCGAGGCCAGCAACGACAAGGGCTACGCCTCCGACGACGGCGAGCTGGCGTCCACGCCGCAGCTCaagcgccgccgccgcaaggcccaGGAGCGCAAGAAAG GGATTCCATGGACCGAGGAGGAGCACAGGAAGTTCCTGGAGGGTCTGAAGCAGCTGGGCAAGGGGGACTGGAGAGGCATCTCCAAGAACTTCGTCACCACCAGGACGGCCACGCAGGTGGCCAGCCACGCCCAGAAGTACTTCCTCCGGCAGACCAACCCCGGCAAGAAGAAGCGCCGGGCCAGCCTCTTCGACGTCGGCATCCCCGCCGGCCACAGCTACGACGATCAG CTGCCAAGTCCTCAGAGTGTTGGAACCAAGCTTGCTCCTGCTGAGAAGATACTCCACACCGACCGCGGCGACGTGCCG CTACCAAGTTATCCTGGAGGCATCAGGGGCAACAGCAACAACATCCAGATGCAG GTTGAAGAACTAACTGACCATGTGAAGAAGAGATCAAAGTTCCCCACCGGGACGTCGCTGGCCGCCATGGCTGCCTCCGGGCTGGAGCTGGCAATGTCTTCATCTGCCAGCAGCATCCTGGAGCTCAGCATCGCGCCTCCTCGCTGCTACGGCGCGGTCGACGCCATCAAGGTGCTGTGA